The region TCACCCCTCTGTCTCTGGCATAGTTACTATCTGTGACATAAGTCACAGGCCTGGTCGGGTCCATATCTCTAGTATGTGTTATTAAAGTCCTGTGGGACACATACAATTCACATTTTAGTGTCACAAATGCATCATAATCACAGGACTGGCATGCAGTTACAGTTTATGTCATGTCGAGAGGGTTGCCAAAAAAGGCTGCGCTGTACAATTTTTCAACCCTGCAGTTGGAAGGAGAACAGTTTGACGGAAGACAATGGACACATGCGTTTGTATTCACACTTGAAAGCAGTTGATCTAAAAATGGGTCTTCTCATTGTTTACCTTTTTAATACGCAACAAGCCATCCCTCATTATGATAACTATTGGTAAAATGTTCCCGAAAGTAAAGCAAAGTCCAAACCGCAGAATAACCTTCAccgtaaaacaacaacaacatcgaaACAGGGTCCGACGGTGATGGTGACCCAATGACCACGCGTCTGTTTGGCACCATTTGGGTCACCGCGCACCTTGCAGGCTACTAAGGACATGGGGGgagtgcgtggggggggggggggggtattcaaTATAATAATGAACGCAATTTCACAGAAAGACGATAAAAACTCACTTGAAATACAATTCAGCAGGAGGCATCTCTGACGCCGGCTCATTAGCCACTGACCACATGACCACAGAGGGATGGTTCTTGTCCCGTCGCACAAGCTCATCCATGACATCAAGATGATGGGCCAGGGAGGCGTTGCCAAAACTACGACTGTCAATTAGGCAACACACAATCTGTATTATTACCGCACATCTtagtaaaaaaaaccaaacaaaaacagctgAACAAACAGAGATGTGACATTGACAGGTTAGACCAGTTATCTGTTTTTGAATCAAATATTTTGTGTCTGTATTTTATCTTTCAGACGAAATCTTTTTCAGTGCCAGTACAGTTCTTGTTACAATGTCCCGAAAAGTATTTTGAACATCAAGACTGAAAAATATCAATGAGTGTCTTGCATTTCTAGTTAATGATACGACAGTTTTCATGGGCGATGGTGACTGACACAACAAATTTGGACCTACATGTCTTTGATGCCCACCCCCGGGCATTCATCGATGACCACTATGCCGTGGCGATCACACATCTGCAGAATCTCCTCCGCATAGGGGTAGTGGCTGGTTCGGAACGAGTTGACTCCCAACCACTTCATTAAGTTGAAGTCTTTGACAATCAGGGGCCAGTCAAATCCTTTACCTCGAATCTGTCATACAATACAACCAAAAAAATTATTACGGATCGTAACAGTGAAGCCACATATTTGAACACATCCTgacaaaatacatatatatttgtacatttacatgagaaaaaaaactgtaaatgcaatgaagcctatcccaggtgacaTTAGGCAACATGTTGTGCACTAATCCggacaaaatacatatttttagtCTTCACTTTAGTAGCGATGTGGGACATAAAGCGGTCCtctggctccctctagtggtactcACGTCAGAGTCCTCGTGCTTATTGACCCCGTGGAAATAGAAGGGCTTGTTGTTGATGAGGAATTGACTGCTCGTGACACGGACGGTGCGGATGCCAACTGGCAGAGCGTAGACATCTGTATAAGTTGATCTATCATCTGCTGCCATCAAGTGAACCTTCAGgtgcaataaaaatatatatataatacattgaTCATTCAGGTGGCAAAGTGACTGAACGCTGACCCACCTCCAAAGAGTAAAGATAAGCTGGATTGTCGTGCATCAAGTACGGCCACCAGAGTTTGACATCTGTGATTTTGAGCACCCCAGAAAGCTCGTTGGAGGAAGCCACGCAATGTCTGTCTTTGTCCATCAAAGTGACCTTCACGGTGGcctcagcagcattttggactgATATCTTGTAGTTGACTAGACCTGAAACGCAGAGGATGAAACTTACTGCGGACGGACAAGACTGAGAGAAGATTTCGGTACACAGGTTCTCGAACCGCAACATTACTTTGACAATATGGTGAGATAGAACAGAAGAGCAACAGCAACAATTCTGTctttacaaaaataattgaatgattCTGTCAACTAATTCAACAATATGTTAGctgaggggtttttttcagttataTTATTTTGGTCCAACAAGAGGGGCAAAAATATTGTTTACTTCTAGAAATTCTCTAAAGGGTCAACAAATGGCAATGACTTAATCCACTCAACCTAAAGTAGTCTTTATAAACTGCTCCCAGCATGACGCAGTGAAGTTCtccaccactgcaaactacatGGCTCCAAGTGAAGATGATCTCATAGTCTTTGAAaagattctattctattcttagTTGTACCTAATTGAGTATCTGCTTAGTGTAGTGTATGCGTGAtaataagatttaaaaaaaaaaggaccaaaaatGATACCTGTGCTATCCGAGAAGTCCGTCACCACTGTGATGTCATCTACGTAAGCCTTGGGAGTAGTGTACAGCAATACAGGGCGGTGAATCCCAGCATAGTTGAAGAAATCAAAGTTGATGTTTTGCACAAAAAAGCCATCAGGATACCTGTGGAGTAATTCAATATGTGAGTCAAGATGAAAAGTGCAAAACGACGTGTCCAATACATTTGTAAAGCAGCTAACAACAGCAATTGTTTCTCAATTGTTTTTTCTGTGATAGTCTGTACTTAAATCATCATAAATTacaaggagaaaaacaaaatttgtCTTCAAACAGTGCACTTGAAGTAGGTAAAGATGCAAGTGCGTTTACTTAGTGGGGTCATTGAAGTACTGAATGGTCCCAGGTGGGAGAGTCTCTAAAGTGAGAGTGTTGTTGACCGCGATGGTTATCCTGCAGGGGCTTGTCGGGTCCTCTCGGATCACACTGCCTATTTCTGCCTCAAAGGGAAGATGGCCACCGTTGTGCTCGGTCACTTTCACCCCGTTGACCCACTGCAAAATTTTGACAGACCGTAAACACACCTCAACAGTGATGAAGCACAAATAATAACTGTGATTTATTACGTTTTCATGCTTACCACCACTGAATAATAGTGAGCACTTCCCACTCGGAGAACCACTCTTGTTCCTTCATCTGTGACCCAGCGAGAGGGCAACACCACCTCTCGCTCGTACCACACCCAGCCGATGAAGTCTCGTAATGTGGGGTCTTGTGTCATGTCGTTGAAGCTGGCAGGAACGGCCATGTCTATCACGGGGCCAGTCTATCGAATGACATCACGACATGGACAGTGTACCACCAGCCACACAATTTAACGATCAAATACAAAATCGGAATAAATGACATTAAAAGGTATTGCTTGAGTTGTATTAATTTTGCGACCCCTGCATGTTTGTTGTTAATATTCACATTAGAAAATATAGTCTACTTAAGTAAAACTTTATTACATTGATGGGTGAAACAACTGCATCGTAATGAAACATAATTTTAGAATTGTGTTGCAaactctgacattttttttcaattcggtGATGTCAGGTTTAGGTCGGTTAAAATTTCTGATTGTCCAAAAAAGCAAGGTCCGTTAGGTGCATGGTGAGAGTCGCTCACCTCAGCCAGGCGACTTTTGTACCAAGACTTCTCGAAGCCTTGCTTCCTGTTTGGCGACTTATCCGCTCTGAAGCTCCAAAGGCCGCTCAGATCCTTCACTTCTCGAGAAGACGACTCCCGGGGGAAGAGCATTCCCATGCCCGGTTGGCAAAAGGAGCTCGGCAATACCACAAAGAGACATAGGTACCTGAACAAACTGGATCTTCCTAAAGTAAACATGTTCCAACTTCCATTGAGCCACTAACCGGATGTGACGTTTTCGATTTCACAATACTGGACAGTATAAGAATACCAACGATTTCGCATACCGTTGCTAAAATTTCTCCtcattgaagtaaaaaaaatatccacacaaaaaaatcaacgaTTCTGGTCCAAAATTAGCGCACTGTTTATTACACGTCGAGTTATTTTCCCAGCTACAGGTATTTAGATTTACAGCCCACTGATAACCAGGAAGACTACCCATCGCAACTACCGTAATAAAAGGAACGAacataaatcatttaaaatcgtAGTTCCGTGCACGAAAATAAGTGTCTCACAATTCTGAGATGTTTTGTGTACTCAATTTTGTAAGCATTGTGGCAATTGTGGCTAAAGTCCAGATTTTAAAAATCTTGTGTGACATATACAAGTTTGGGGGGTTGAAGGGAGCAATATTcgtttatttctgttttgcaaTCAAAACAGCAGATTGACAGAACAATTCCGAAGCACAGTATAAATAGTAAAAACACAACATTGGCACAACattgttaaaagttaaataaaaataaaaacaactgacAGCCATAAAATACTCAACCATCCAATTGTGTTAAGTCAATAGCATGGACAGACTGTGAAGCCTGAGTGGATAATTCACTCTCATCCATTTGCGCATTTggatttttaatatttaattgtATGACAACAAAATTACAACATCCCCCAAAAGAGGAACAACAGCACAAGCCCACTTCCAGCAAgaatgtaaaaatacatttctcatTCACTGCTATTGATGGCGATTGATGCCAAATATGCATTTAACTGGCAGGGTTGGCAATGAATGAGTTTAATTCTGACCAACAATGTTGGAATTGCCTGGCACAGGTCCTCAAACATTCAATTGAAATCATCCACATGACCTCGCGTTTTTACTGTCCGCTAGTTGAGTTCAGTCGATGACACAGATGGTCGGCACCCCATTTGCACATCTGTGTGCTACTTGTTTTTGCAGATAGACTCCAACCGATTAAGGAGTTTAATGTCATCCTCCAGCTGCTTCATTTCCACCTCGAGGCGTACCTTACGAGTCTTCATTGACGGGGTGTCTATCATAAATGGGAGGCGCTGGTACTCTGCATTCAGCTCATTGTATTTCTGCTTCAGGTCCTGGAAAGAGAGCCAGTTCAAAATGTGAAAGGATTTATGTGCATTTGAATGCATCAGTAAGATAAACATTGTTAATGTTGATCCGACAATATTTTCAGTCTATTGTAACCTTGCCCACAATCAAATCAGTAAGACTCCAGTATCACCATACAGTTCATGGCATTAACAGATATCAAAGTTAAGGGgtgatttgtttttacattttatgaccTTTTAAGAATTGTGTGACATGTATGAATCCCAAAAACCGAAATGCATGAGGTATTATCTGTAATGCCAATCACCATTGCATTACTCATACTCACGTTGATCATTACAAGAGGAATGTTTTATATCTTACCATTATGATTGGCTTACTTATTTGTAAACTACACTGCACTCCATAATTAAAAGCCTTCACCAGAAAcagaatcaagctcctcccatgccCATTGGGATTCTTCAGACATCAACCCCATTGTGACACTTATTCTGAGCTAAAGAGGAGAGTAAataggagaggacccaggtcgctggatgatttagagataTTGTGCAAACAGGAATGGTCGAAAATCACTCTCTGTCTGTTCTCTCAATATAGAATATTATGTGCCATTTAGTTGGCTGTCTTGTAGCCTAATGTACCTCAACGATGGCCTGACATTCCATGTCAGAAAGATATTTCATGGTTTCATGCTCCTCCTGCTTTTTCAGATTAATGTTGTACTCTTCCAGTGCCTTTTGATGTTTTGCTTTGCGGCGCATCAGATAGTTTGGTACTTCTCCATAATCCTGCAATAAATAGTAAATAAACATTAGATCCAAAGTTGGATAACTTTAAAGTTTgatattgaaaacaaatcataacCTCTTACTATTGCTGCTTTCCACAAAAAGCACTCAACAGAAAtaacttttttctttctcaagtATCTGAGGAAAATACCTTTTTCCTTATGTACACAGGGACAAGTCCAGAGTTTCTATTATGGAACTCCTTGTGTCCCTTGTTTGTGTCAACAACACACGGAGTCTGTTTGGGTCCCTTTGGTGTGGTTGTCTTTCTCTTTGTAGGGGTGGCAACGGGAGGCAGAAATGGCCCTGAAGGGACCGCTGGCTTCTTTGATGAACAGATGTAATGAGTCTTGACCTGTTTGACTAGACAATAAAGTTAACGTGAATAACTATAGCAATTGTTTAAAGCAAGCGTGGTGAACATGTGGCATTTTTTATCCACCTTTTCAATCTTTTCCTCCTTAGGTTTAAGGATTAGGTGGAGCCTATTCCATCTGACTGGGTGAGAGGCAAATTGCACCCTGGGTTGATCAACTGCAGTcaaccgcagggcacatagagacgattTACACTCACATTTTCACTGTGAACAAGTTGGTCTTCAATGAAAccaatatgcatgtttttggattgtttaAGGAAGCTTGGGTACCTTgaaggttttttgttgttgttatattcattataatccatttatattttatttctgctcTATATTTTGTGTTACAAGCCATGCTTAAAACCaaatcacacacatgcagatgCCTGCAAGGAGATATGTCAGAGTGAAAAGGCTAATAAAAACAGTGTTGCATCACTGGTCTCCAAAGCCCAAATCATTTTGAATGAGCTACTGACATCCCATTAAACCACAAATGAtcataattcattaaaaaaattaactgttGGTATCATCGGGGGGCATGATGGTTGACTGGCAAGCATATCTGTCTCACAGTACATGGGTTCAATTACGGCCTCTGGACTtcatgcatgggttttctccgggtactcgggtttcctctcacattcctaaaacatgcataggatgttgattgatcactctaaattgtccacaagagtgattgtgagcgtgaatgggtgttcgtctgtgtgccctgtgattggctggcaacaagtttaGGATATACCCCGCCTAAGTCAGCTCGGGCAGCCTCCAGCACAACACTTGtgagcagttcagataatggagaGATGGATGTTGTATCATAGCAAATTCTATGAAAACTATTGATAAAAGCAATGCTTTCCAGCCAGTGTGACATAAAATTGTCcgatttcacttaattggtctGAATTTATTATAAATAACATCTGCCAGTGTTGTATTGTAACAGGCAGAAGAACTAAATGTTTTGTATCCACTTTCTAAGGTATTTCTGTTGGGTGGGTAacctaatgatttttttaacataaaattTATGCCATCGCTCAATAAAGTTTTGAAAAAACGGGTTAAAGTGTTAAGAGGTTCCCACCTTAggttggatggatagtgaaAATAAACTCAAAAGGTAAACAATTCAATAATGACAGAAAACTCACTCTCTGGTAGTTTGGGTTCTTTGGAGTGCTTTTTCAGGTAATTGGTAGGGACGGGCACGTCCAATCTAGTTGGCCCCATCGTTTTCATATAATTTGTGGGTTTGGTCTCCTCAAGAACTGTCGGCCTGAACTTTGACACATACCTTTGGAAATAGCACATTGCAACAAATCACCTTTAGCATTTAATATACTAATACTAATATATTTCTGTCTGAGAATTAAAGGTATTAATTCTAAAGTGAAGTTATTTTTAGTTACTCCGATCAGCAATTTGTTTTCGTCGATGCCACCGGATCCTATTAACGTTCCGTGTTACCTTTGTGGCTTCTCGATGATAACGGTCTTCTCAATGAAATTGTGAATGGACTCAAGGGGGTACAATTCTCCAGCCATCTCTGCTGAATTGGAGCAGGTAAAGCCAGTAGTTAAGGTGTCAGTCTGTGTCAGCTTAGGGTCACGGGTTCCGATCCAAATCTGGCTGAACAATGCATGATTCGCCAATTTCACATGCAAAGCTATGTATTAAACCCACAGACATGTTACCTATGACGACGTAATTTCTGG is a window of Hippocampus zosterae strain Florida chromosome 16, ASM2543408v3, whole genome shotgun sequence DNA encoding:
- the LOC127588617 gene encoding enkurin-like produces the protein MAGELYPLESIHNFIEKTVIIEKPQRYVSKFRPTVLEETKPTNYMKTMGPTRLDVPVPTNYLKKHSKEPKLPEIKQVKTHYICSSKKPAVPSGPFLPPVATPTKRKTTTPKGPKQTPCVVDTNKGHKEFHNRNSGLVPVYIRKKDYGEVPNYLMRRKAKHQKALEEYNINLKKQEEHETMKYLSDMECQAIVEDLKQKYNELNAEYQRLPFMIDTPSMKTRKVRLEVEMKQLEDDIKLLNRLESICKNK
- the gusb gene encoding beta-glucuronidase; this encodes MFTLGRSSLFRYLCLFVVLPSSFCQPGMGMLFPRESSSREVKDLSGLWSFRADKSPNRKQGFEKSWYKSRLAETGPVIDMAVPASFNDMTQDPTLRDFIGWVWYEREVVLPSRWVTDEGTRVVLRVGSAHYYSVVWVNGVKVTEHNGGHLPFEAEIGSVIREDPTSPCRITIAVNNTLTLETLPPGTIQYFNDPTKYPDGFFVQNINFDFFNYAGIHRPVLLYTTPKAYVDDITVVTDFSDSTGLVNYKISVQNAAEATVKVTLMDKDRHCVASSNELSGVLKITDVKLWWPYLMHDNPAYLYSLEVHLMAADDRSTYTDVYALPVGIRTVRVTSSQFLINNKPFYFHGVNKHEDSDIRGKGFDWPLIVKDFNLMKWLGVNSFRTSHYPYAEEILQMCDRHGIVVIDECPGVGIKDIRSFGNASLAHHLDVMDELVRRDKNHPSVVMWSVANEPASEMPPAELYFKTLITHTRDMDPTRPVTYVTDSNYARDRGAPYVDVICVNSYFSWYHDPGHVEVIPIQLNTQFENWYGKYQKPIIQSEYGADTVPGLHSDPPMMFTEEYQNVVLQSYHNVFDQKRKKYVIGELIWNFADFMTVQGITRVVGNKKGIFSRQRQPKAAAFILKERYWKLANETGMIPSWLKYPCGL